One part of the Methylobacterium mesophilicum SR1.6/6 genome encodes these proteins:
- a CDS encoding peptidase domain-containing ABC transporter, translating to MSVAGKVMSDVARARIMAVVRVAHHYGVELDPSDFPIDPQGALPSPAALAEWAAGAGLWAKAVRLRGSQLMRLENVGPIILLLNDGNAALVTQRNPDKGVCFVEGPTGTPGAGIEIDELRLQRVWTNEVLLIRRSRTTTDDDADFSLGWLAKLVLHERRNLREIMTASLAVSVLQILPPFLVMAALDRVLVHRTVSTLTLLTLMLVLVTAYEALISYARREIVEVMSTRIDARLNVHVFRRLLALPIEFFERSPTGETTHKVSQVFKIRDFFTGKLVSTALDLLTLIVLLPFLFYMSGMLAWMVLISSAAVGGLVMAFLPAVRACYGRLIAAEIQKGGTLVETVHGMRTVKSLAIEDVRKREWDERVAESGTARLAAGRIVNWAQSLSLPLERFIDRGILLCGAYIVVLAPPGSTGITAGSLIAFMMLGGRVASPLISFAKLMQDIEEIRMSVGQVAEVLNHPTETQATRTGLRPSFAGQITFEEVGFRYPGAQSAALRDVSFSVPPGTMLGLVGRSGSGKSTIARLLQGINRDYTGRLKIDGTDLREINLTHLRRSFGVVMQDNFLFRGTVRENIIAGRPGLTFEDVIRAARMAGAEEFIERLPRGYETWIEEGSANLSGGQRQRLAIARALITDPKLLILDEATSALDPESEALVNANLQRIASGRTMIIVSHRLSSLLDCNQILVLDKGSAVDIGPHDDLVERCAIYKQLWQQQNRHLEVARPSQMFLNAS from the coding sequence TTGAGCGTCGCGGGAAAAGTCATGTCGGACGTGGCTCGGGCGCGCATCATGGCGGTCGTGCGCGTCGCCCACCATTACGGCGTCGAGCTCGACCCGAGCGATTTTCCCATAGACCCGCAGGGGGCGCTGCCCAGTCCGGCCGCTCTGGCCGAATGGGCCGCTGGCGCCGGACTCTGGGCCAAGGCGGTGCGCCTGCGCGGGTCGCAGCTCATGCGGCTCGAGAACGTCGGGCCGATCATTCTGCTTCTGAATGACGGGAACGCCGCGCTCGTCACCCAGCGCAATCCCGACAAGGGCGTCTGCTTCGTCGAGGGGCCGACCGGCACGCCTGGCGCCGGGATCGAGATCGACGAACTCCGCCTGCAGCGCGTCTGGACGAACGAAGTCCTGCTCATCCGCCGCTCGCGGACAACGACGGACGACGACGCCGACTTCTCCCTCGGCTGGCTCGCCAAGCTCGTCCTCCACGAGCGGCGCAACCTGCGCGAGATCATGACTGCATCACTGGCGGTCAGCGTTTTGCAGATTCTGCCGCCGTTCCTGGTGATGGCCGCCCTCGACCGGGTTCTTGTTCACCGGACGGTTTCGACGCTCACGTTGCTCACGCTCATGCTCGTCCTGGTGACGGCCTACGAGGCGTTGATCAGCTACGCGCGGCGCGAGATCGTGGAGGTCATGTCGACGCGGATCGATGCTCGCTTGAACGTCCACGTGTTCCGCCGCCTTCTAGCGTTGCCGATCGAGTTTTTTGAGCGCTCCCCGACCGGAGAAACGACGCATAAGGTCTCACAAGTCTTCAAGATCCGAGATTTTTTTACTGGAAAGCTCGTATCGACCGCCCTCGACTTACTGACGCTCATCGTTTTGCTACCGTTCCTATTTTACATGAGTGGCATGCTCGCGTGGATGGTTCTGATCTCATCCGCTGCCGTGGGTGGGCTGGTGATGGCGTTCCTGCCTGCTGTTCGGGCCTGCTACGGGCGCCTGATCGCGGCCGAAATCCAAAAGGGTGGTACCCTGGTCGAAACCGTTCACGGGATGCGCACGGTCAAATCGCTCGCGATCGAGGATGTGCGCAAGCGTGAGTGGGACGAGCGGGTCGCCGAATCCGGCACGGCGCGGCTTGCCGCGGGCCGCATCGTGAACTGGGCGCAGTCGCTGTCCCTTCCGCTGGAGCGTTTCATCGACCGCGGGATCCTGCTCTGCGGAGCGTATATCGTGGTCCTCGCGCCGCCCGGATCGACCGGCATCACCGCAGGCAGCTTGATCGCCTTCATGATGCTCGGCGGCCGCGTCGCCAGCCCGCTGATCAGTTTTGCCAAGCTGATGCAGGACATCGAAGAGATCCGCATGTCGGTCGGTCAGGTCGCGGAAGTGCTCAACCACCCGACCGAGACCCAAGCCACGCGGACTGGTCTGCGCCCGAGCTTCGCAGGCCAGATCACCTTCGAGGAGGTCGGCTTCCGGTATCCGGGCGCGCAGTCCGCAGCGTTGCGCGACGTCTCCTTCAGCGTGCCGCCCGGGACCATGTTGGGACTCGTCGGCCGCAGCGGGTCCGGCAAATCCACCATCGCCCGCCTTCTGCAGGGCATCAACCGAGACTACACGGGGCGCCTCAAGATTGATGGCACTGACCTGCGCGAGATCAATCTCACGCACCTGCGTCGGAGCTTCGGCGTGGTGATGCAGGATAACTTCCTGTTCCGCGGGACGGTGCGCGAGAACATCATCGCGGGCCGTCCCGGCTTGACGTTCGAGGATGTGATCCGCGCAGCTCGGATGGCGGGCGCCGAGGAGTTCATAGAGCGGCTTCCCCGGGGCTACGAGACGTGGATCGAAGAGGGATCCGCAAACCTGTCAGGCGGACAAAGACAGCGGCTCGCGATCGCGCGTGCCCTCATCACCGATCCGAAGCTGCTCATCTTGGACGAGGCGACCAGCGCGCTCGATCCCGAGAGCGAAGCGCTGGTCAACGCCAATCTTCAGCGCATCGCCAGCGGTCGGACCATGATCATCGTCTCTCACCGGCTCTCGTCCCTGCTCGATTGCAACCAGATCCTAGTGCTCGATAAGGGCAGCGCCGTCGATATCGGTCCCCACGACGACCTCGTCGAGCGCTGCGCGATCTACAAGCAGCTTTGGCAGCAACAGAATCGGCACCTCGAGGTGGCGCGTCCGAGCCAGATGTTCCTGAACGCGAGTTGA
- a CDS encoding collagen-like triple helix repeat-containing protein, producing MTGSTGATGSTGATGSTGATGSTGATGSTGATGSTGATGSTGATGSTGATGATGRTGSTGATGSTGATGATGRTGSTGATGSTGSTGATGATGRTGSTGATGSTGSTGATGATGRTGATGGTGSTGSTGTTGATGATGGSDPDDHHHHHHHHHHHHWDNGNHYGNNGNNGNNGNNGNNGNNGNNGNNGNNGNNGNNGNNGNNGNNGNNNGVRDTNGSNGGSGAQINPGSTNSGTNPVFSQPTQGSGISDMDVLRSLGNLIARLITNNGSVSGLLSDTSAQQDIMTLMNAFKLGGTSGEATTQVSTSVGSSRNSVGASFSAQSSPQDQLTNVDWSKNVR from the coding sequence GTGACCGGCTCGACGGGTGCCACCGGCTCGACGGGTGCCACCGGCTCGACGGGTGCCACCGGCTCGACGGGTGCCACCGGCTCGACGGGTGCCACCGGCTCGACGGGTGCCACCGGCTCGACAGGTGCCACCGGCTCGACGGGCGCCACCGGAGCGACGGGTCGTACCGGCTCGACAGGAGCGACCGGTTCGACGGGCGCCACCGGAGCGACGGGTCGTACCGGCTCGACAGGAGCGACCGGTTCGACCGGCTCGACAGGCGCTACCGGAGCGACGGGTCGTACCGGCTCGACAGGAGCGACCGGTTCGACCGGCTCGACAGGCGCCACCGGAGCGACAGGTCGTACCGGAGCTACAGGAGGGACTGGTTCGACCGGATCGACGGGTACCACTGGAGCGACGGGTGCCACTGGGGGCAGCGATCCCGACGACCACCATCACCACCACCACCATCACCACCATCACCATTGGGATAACGGCAACCACTACGGAAATAACGGCAACAACGGAAATAACGGCAACAACGGAAATAACGGCAACAACGGAAATAACGGCAACAACGGGAATAACGGCAACAACGGGAATAACGGCAACAACGGAAACAACGGGAATAACGGCAACAACAATGGTGTCCGTGACACCAACGGCTCGAATGGTGGGTCGGGAGCGCAGATCAATCCAGGATCGACCAATTCTGGAACGAACCCGGTCTTCTCCCAGCCGACCCAGGGCTCGGGTATCTCGGACATGGACGTCCTGAGATCGCTCGGAAACCTGATCGCCCGGTTGATCACCAACAACGGTTCGGTGAGCGGCCTGCTCAGCGACACCTCAGCTCAGCAAGACATCATGACGCTCATGAATGCCTTCAAGTTGGGTGGGACATCGGGTGAGGCGACCACTCAGGTGAGTACATCGGTCGGATCGTCGCGGAACTCGGTCGGAGCCTCGTTCTCCGCCCAGTCCTCGCCGCAAGACCAGCTCACCAACGTGGATTGGAGCAAGAACGTGAGGTAA
- a CDS encoding glycosyltransferase family 2 protein, with amino-acid sequence MRLQISLFGRENEDMAKIGLSMIVKNEASVIERCLDSMVPLIDYVLISDTGSTDGTQDIIRAWLERNRVPGDVVEEKWQDFATNRSSALQRLRERNLVDYAFVMDADETLSYEDNFDGAAFKGSMSADYYNVEIRRGSIRYWRPQIMSNGKPFCYKGVLHEYVEAPQGSTTGDASGFHITSGASGGAREKDPDTYRRDAEKLREALEGETDSFLRSRYTFYLAQSYRDSNQPEKALDAYLARSHMGYWAEEVYISLLEAGHLMERLDRPADDILATYRRATEVCSHRAEAFYDISNFCFRTGRNEEGFTAAKAGSTLSEPASGLFLSKWVYDYGLLDKLAINAYWSNHHSECVDACLKLLADGKLPPSERGRVAANARSSLAKIQDEKVARKLGAHAEPNFLEQFELAAPRTLRPVATEPRVLIAILAKQMAAALPLYLECLTNLDYPKSKISIYIRTNNNTDETETILRAWVEKFGPQYAGVEFDASDVSERVQEYALHEWNSTRFRVLGYIRQVSLQKAIEQNCEFYFTADVDNFLRPSTLRELVSLNVPIVAPFLRSIEKGSYYSNYHAAVDAQGYYAHCDQYDWVLNRWIQGVVEMPVVHCTYLVRVDVIPLLSYQDETDRHEYVIFSDTARKNSVVQYLDNRQIYGYMARDDIQNHTIQARILLGRNQAHVE; translated from the coding sequence TTGCGCCTGCAGATCAGCTTGTTCGGCCGAGAGAATGAAGACATGGCAAAGATCGGACTGTCGATGATCGTCAAGAATGAGGCGAGCGTCATCGAGCGCTGCCTCGACAGTATGGTCCCGCTGATCGACTACGTTCTCATCTCCGACACCGGATCCACCGACGGCACCCAGGACATCATCCGCGCCTGGCTCGAGAGGAACCGTGTCCCGGGCGACGTCGTGGAAGAGAAGTGGCAGGACTTCGCGACCAATCGGAGTTCAGCGCTGCAGCGGCTCCGGGAGCGGAATCTCGTGGATTACGCCTTCGTCATGGACGCCGACGAGACCCTCTCATACGAAGACAATTTCGATGGGGCCGCGTTCAAAGGCTCGATGAGCGCAGACTACTACAACGTGGAGATCCGGCGGGGCAGCATAAGATATTGGCGGCCTCAGATAATGTCTAACGGCAAGCCGTTCTGCTACAAGGGCGTGCTCCACGAATATGTTGAGGCGCCCCAAGGATCTACAACCGGAGACGCCTCGGGCTTTCATATCACATCGGGTGCCTCGGGCGGAGCGCGGGAGAAGGATCCGGACACCTACCGTCGGGACGCTGAGAAATTGAGAGAGGCTCTGGAAGGAGAGACCGACAGCTTCCTGAGGTCACGATACACGTTCTACCTCGCGCAGAGTTACCGGGACAGCAATCAGCCGGAGAAGGCACTCGACGCCTATCTCGCGCGAAGCCACATGGGGTACTGGGCCGAAGAAGTCTATATCAGTCTCTTGGAAGCCGGCCATCTGATGGAACGGCTCGATCGGCCGGCCGACGATATCCTCGCGACGTATCGGCGCGCGACCGAAGTCTGCAGTCATCGTGCGGAGGCCTTCTACGACATCAGCAATTTCTGCTTCCGCACGGGACGGAACGAGGAGGGGTTCACGGCGGCCAAAGCGGGATCGACTCTGTCCGAGCCGGCGAGCGGTCTTTTCCTGTCGAAGTGGGTCTACGACTACGGCCTGCTGGATAAGCTCGCCATCAATGCTTACTGGTCGAATCACCATAGTGAATGTGTTGACGCCTGTCTCAAGCTTCTGGCCGACGGCAAACTTCCGCCGTCGGAGCGCGGGCGTGTCGCGGCGAATGCGCGGTCTTCGCTGGCGAAGATTCAGGACGAGAAAGTGGCTCGTAAGTTGGGTGCTCATGCCGAGCCGAACTTTCTCGAGCAATTTGAACTGGCGGCTCCCCGCACCTTGAGGCCGGTCGCGACAGAGCCGCGCGTCCTCATCGCGATTCTGGCCAAGCAGATGGCCGCCGCACTGCCGCTCTACCTTGAGTGCTTGACGAACCTGGACTATCCGAAATCGAAGATTTCCATCTACATCCGAACGAACAACAACACGGATGAGACGGAGACGATCCTGAGGGCATGGGTCGAGAAATTCGGACCCCAATATGCGGGTGTCGAGTTCGATGCCAGCGATGTCAGTGAACGCGTTCAAGAATACGCGCTTCATGAATGGAACAGCACTCGATTTAGGGTCCTGGGCTACATACGTCAGGTCAGTTTACAGAAAGCCATCGAACAGAACTGTGAATTCTACTTTACCGCAGACGTCGATAACTTTCTGAGACCCTCGACGCTGCGCGAGCTCGTGTCGCTGAACGTTCCCATCGTCGCCCCGTTCCTTCGTTCGATCGAGAAGGGCAGCTACTATTCCAATTATCATGCCGCAGTCGACGCGCAGGGATATTACGCGCATTGTGACCAGTATGACTGGGTGCTGAATCGCTGGATTCAAGGTGTCGTCGAGATGCCGGTGGTGCACTGCACCTACCTTGTCCGCGTTGATGTCATCCCATTGCTGTCCTATCAGGATGAAACGGATCGGCATGAGTATGTGATTTTCTCAGATACGGCACGTAAAAACAGCGTCGTGCAATATTTGGATAATCGCCAGATCTATGGATATATGGCACGCGACGACATCCAAAATCACACGATTCAAGCGCGGATTCTGTTGGGCCGGAATCAAGCGCATGTTGAATAG
- a CDS encoding glycosyltransferase family 25 protein, which yields MRIELINLDSSTDRLSRFREVNPHISNFRRFSAINGSTLDRQKLAADGLISEDLSYSDGALGCAMSHIALWSDAVKSGEAITIVEDDAIIGRNFLDHLSSCLARDDNWDIMVWGYHTHFFLWIDFIPGMIGGEVRWEGVDYGRVLKSFAEEKYNLALFKLLNCFGTPCYTISPRGARSLLDHCLPLKTCLVPLERFRIVNQNEGIDSLMNGWYPAAKAYVSVPPIVLPDYNLKSTIR from the coding sequence ATGCGGATAGAACTCATCAATTTAGACAGCAGTACGGATCGGCTGTCACGCTTTCGTGAAGTAAATCCTCATATCAGTAATTTCCGACGGTTTTCAGCCATCAATGGTAGCACGCTCGATCGCCAGAAGCTCGCCGCAGACGGCTTGATATCTGAAGATTTAAGCTATTCCGATGGCGCTCTGGGCTGCGCAATGTCTCATATTGCCCTATGGTCTGATGCGGTCAAAAGTGGCGAAGCTATAACGATCGTCGAGGATGATGCGATCATCGGCCGAAATTTTTTAGACCATCTGTCTTCTTGTTTGGCGAGAGACGACAATTGGGACATCATGGTATGGGGGTACCACACGCATTTCTTTCTGTGGATCGATTTTATTCCAGGCATGATTGGTGGTGAGGTCAGGTGGGAAGGTGTTGATTACGGTCGTGTTCTCAAGTCGTTCGCGGAAGAAAAATATAATTTGGCCCTATTCAAACTTCTCAATTGCTTCGGAACACCCTGCTATACAATCTCCCCACGCGGCGCGCGATCTTTACTGGACCATTGTTTGCCGCTGAAGACATGTCTAGTTCCACTCGAGAGATTTCGCATCGTCAATCAAAATGAAGGCATAGACTCACTTATGAACGGTTGGTATCCAGCCGCCAAAGCTTATGTCAGCGTCCCGCCCATAGTACTGCCGGATTACAATTTGAAATCGACCATTCGATGA
- a CDS encoding SGNH/GDSL hydrolase family protein — translation MSRAIRLKEYAPCASSRFSPPDWYMNQVNSSFVRKEFVINTDQNGFIKPYADSADSERSIIVLGDSVVESMYMDESLRICAMLDKYVNQQSDHNLRVLNAGYSGATLLHAFNVLLNKIVPLNPTAVVIMTGIVDVDVIERKASFWTNDKWLEPIITLDRDNPSRDNDLTDDLRIQHRFAILNMFKCVSVEFGIPIWFATVPHQQNYNNDWVKTRMSETDFKKTVVGRRFVNNSTRIFCIKNDIPFFDLELSLLDRDDIFYDFFHFNELGGSVAAQAFIDGGLVGHLNEVLR, via the coding sequence ATGTCTCGCGCCATCCGTCTGAAGGAATATGCACCCTGCGCATCATCCAGATTTTCTCCGCCTGATTGGTATATGAATCAGGTGAATTCGAGCTTTGTTCGAAAAGAGTTCGTCATCAACACTGATCAGAACGGCTTCATTAAACCGTATGCCGACAGCGCCGACAGCGAGAGAAGCATAATCGTTCTTGGGGACAGTGTTGTCGAAAGTATGTATATGGACGAGAGCCTTCGAATTTGTGCGATGCTCGATAAGTACGTCAACCAGCAATCTGATCATAATTTGCGAGTACTTAATGCGGGCTATAGCGGGGCGACATTGCTCCACGCATTTAATGTACTATTGAATAAAATCGTTCCGCTCAATCCGACTGCTGTCGTAATTATGACAGGCATAGTAGACGTCGATGTCATCGAGCGGAAGGCGAGTTTTTGGACAAATGATAAGTGGCTTGAACCTATCATAACATTGGATCGGGATAACCCCTCGCGGGACAACGATCTGACCGACGACCTCCGCATTCAGCATCGGTTCGCGATTCTGAATATGTTTAAATGTGTTTCGGTAGAGTTCGGAATTCCGATTTGGTTCGCCACAGTGCCCCATCAACAAAACTACAATAATGATTGGGTCAAAACGAGAATGTCGGAAACAGACTTCAAAAAAACTGTGGTCGGAAGGAGATTTGTCAACAATTCTACGCGAATATTTTGCATTAAAAACGATATACCGTTTTTCGATCTGGAGCTTTCATTGTTAGATCGAGACGACATTTTCTATGATTTTTTTCACTTCAATGAGTTGGGAGGGAGCGTAGCCGCTCAAGCGTTTATTGACGGCGGCCTTGTCGGTCATTTGAACGAAGTTCTGCGTTGA
- a CDS encoding DUF1919 domain-containing protein, translating to MRAIIANNCWGSQPYEECNMRYNTPFVGLFLYADDYIKLLTDFRANMSSELRFVTRSRNGQEPGWPIGVIGDDIEINFMHYGSVEEAREKWAYRTDRLPKEDDNLLFKICDRDGFSGIHADAFDQLPFKNKICFYNRHRTNLPAMRVSHPVDYPGEECPDGVMLWKITRLDHELRIIDWLKSDCDSHLRGD from the coding sequence GTGAGAGCCATCATTGCGAACAACTGCTGGGGATCCCAACCGTACGAAGAGTGCAACATGCGCTACAATACCCCTTTCGTCGGTCTTTTTCTCTATGCGGACGACTATATAAAACTTCTAACAGATTTTCGCGCGAACATGTCGTCAGAGTTACGATTTGTAACGCGATCAAGAAACGGCCAAGAACCCGGTTGGCCGATCGGCGTCATCGGTGACGACATCGAGATTAATTTCATGCACTATGGGAGCGTCGAAGAGGCTCGAGAAAAATGGGCTTACCGGACTGATCGACTCCCGAAGGAGGATGATAATTTACTCTTCAAAATCTGTGATCGTGATGGATTCAGTGGTATTCATGCAGATGCTTTCGACCAACTCCCTTTCAAGAACAAAATCTGTTTTTATAACCGCCATCGAACAAATCTGCCAGCGATGCGCGTCTCCCATCCCGTCGATTACCCAGGAGAGGAATGTCCGGATGGGGTCATGTTATGGAAAATTACGAGACTCGATCATGAGTTGCGAATAATCGATTGGCTCAAATCCGATTGCGATTCTCATCTCCGCGGTGATTAG
- a CDS encoding LysR family transcriptional regulator produces MFDLGHARSFVAVAEEMHFGRAAARLNLTQSPLSRQIQMLEQTLGVTLLERTTRAVRLTPAGRTFLAEAYRVIAAAESAARLTQRAARGESGTIRLSFTAASAYRTLPRIVSHVRRALPEIDLVLEEMVSDEQIQALEENRVDVGLLRPGPALLDPRTPIATATIVHEQLLLAVPRSHPLAKGNAPTVRDLDGEALVTWSPRGGRYFIDLLDTLFTAAGIRPRVVQRVNQLHAMLALVGADIGVALVPDSAVHIGMTDVVLRPIAAPATARPCLLLAWRQDNPNPCLPSFRSNVVTLNDD; encoded by the coding sequence ATGTTCGACCTGGGCCACGCTCGCAGCTTCGTCGCCGTCGCCGAGGAAATGCACTTCGGCCGGGCCGCGGCGCGGCTGAACCTCACACAGTCGCCGCTCTCCCGGCAGATCCAGATGCTGGAGCAGACGCTCGGCGTCACGCTCCTGGAGCGCACCACGCGGGCGGTACGGCTGACGCCGGCGGGCCGGACCTTCCTGGCCGAGGCCTACCGGGTGATCGCCGCGGCCGAGAGCGCCGCCCGGCTCACGCAGCGCGCGGCCCGCGGGGAGAGCGGCACGATCCGCCTGAGCTTCACCGCGGCCTCCGCCTACAGGACCCTGCCGCGGATCGTCTCGCATGTCCGCCGGGCGCTTCCTGAGATCGACCTCGTGCTCGAAGAGATGGTCTCCGACGAACAGATCCAGGCGCTCGAGGAGAATCGCGTCGATGTCGGCCTCCTGAGGCCGGGCCCGGCTCTTCTCGATCCGCGGACACCGATCGCCACGGCCACCATCGTCCACGAGCAGTTGTTGCTCGCCGTCCCGCGCAGCCATCCCCTCGCGAAGGGAAACGCGCCGACGGTCCGGGATCTCGACGGGGAAGCCCTGGTGACGTGGTCGCCGCGGGGCGGACGCTACTTCATCGACCTGTTGGACACACTGTTCACGGCAGCCGGCATCCGGCCTCGGGTGGTGCAGCGGGTCAACCAGCTCCACGCCATGCTGGCGCTTGTCGGAGCCGATATCGGTGTCGCACTGGTCCCTGACAGCGCCGTTCATATCGGCATGACCGACGTCGTCCTCCGTCCCATCGCAGCGCCGGCGACGGCGCGACCCTGTCTCCTGCTGGCTTGGCGCCAGGATAATCCGAATCCGTGCCTGCCATCGTTCAGGTCGAACGTGGTGACGCTCAATGACGATTAG
- the kdgD gene encoding 5-dehydro-4-deoxyglucarate dehydratase, with protein sequence MSRMTPVEFARTLGSGLLSFPVTHFNDDYSVNENAYRDNLGRLADYKVSGLFAAGGTGEFFSLTPAEIDRVVRACVEETRGRTPVIAPAGQGTALAVELARAAEAAGADGILLLPPYLVGSEQAGLAAHVEAVCRATGLGVIVYNRANAQLNEQTLAGLCARNPNLVGFKDGVGDVELMTRIYAGLGDRLTYVGGLPTAETYALPYLEMGVTTYSSAIFNFLPEWALSFYDMVRRRDRDAVYRELREFVLPYIAIRNRKRGYAVSIVKAGMTAVGRHAGPVRPPLTDFDAAELAELKALIGDRR encoded by the coding sequence ATGTCTCGGATGACCCCCGTGGAGTTTGCGCGGACGCTGGGCTCGGGCCTGCTCTCGTTTCCCGTCACGCATTTCAACGACGATTACAGCGTCAACGAGAACGCCTACCGCGACAACCTCGGACGTCTTGCGGACTACAAGGTCTCCGGACTGTTCGCCGCCGGCGGCACCGGCGAATTCTTCTCGCTCACCCCCGCCGAGATCGACCGCGTCGTGCGCGCCTGCGTCGAGGAGACCCGCGGCCGCACGCCCGTGATCGCGCCCGCCGGCCAGGGTACGGCCCTCGCCGTGGAACTCGCCAGGGCGGCCGAGGCCGCGGGCGCCGACGGCATCCTCCTGCTGCCGCCCTACCTGGTCGGCTCCGAGCAGGCGGGCCTCGCGGCCCATGTCGAGGCGGTCTGCAGGGCGACCGGGCTCGGCGTCATCGTCTACAACCGCGCCAACGCCCAGCTCAACGAGCAGACCCTCGCGGGACTCTGCGCGCGCAACCCGAACCTCGTCGGATTCAAGGACGGCGTCGGCGACGTGGAGCTGATGACCCGGATCTACGCCGGGCTCGGAGATCGCCTGACCTATGTCGGCGGCCTCCCGACCGCCGAGACCTACGCGCTGCCGTACCTGGAGATGGGCGTCACCACCTACTCCTCGGCGATCTTCAACTTCCTGCCCGAATGGGCGCTGTCCTTCTACGACATGGTCCGCCGCCGCGACCGGGATGCGGTCTACAGGGAGCTGCGCGAGTTCGTACTGCCCTACATCGCGATCCGCAACCGCAAGCGCGGCTACGCGGTCTCGATCGTGAAGGCGGGCATGACCGCCGTCGGCCGCCATGCGGGCCCGGTCCGGCCGCCCCTGACCGATTTCGATGCCGCCGAGCTCGCCGAGCTGAAGGCGCTGATCGGCGACCGCCGCTGA
- a CDS encoding MFS transporter, whose translation MSASTSGTTSATLVGADAARRTRIRLLIVLMLFAATTINYADRATISIAGPDMAKELGLTPIQMGYVFSAFAWSYVLAQIPGGWLLDRYGVKWVYAAAIGLWSAFTLMQGAVGFFTGLTAVVLLFALRLAVGLTEAPVFPANARIVAAWFPTRERGMASAFFNSAQYFATVLFTPLMAWIVHNFGWHHVFTSMGVLGIAFAVLWLQVIDSPKKHALMNEAERDYIKAGGALLDMDGQGTKKQANAGKTLRELLANRMLLGIYVGQYCITVLTYFFLTWFPVYLVKERGLSILQAGFAAVVPALCGFIGGILGGVISDMLLRRGYSLTAARKIPIVGGMLLSMSIIGCNYVQADALVVGLMALAFFGKGIGALGWAVVADTSPRESGGLSGGLFNTFGNTAGITTPIAIGYIVQTTGSFNGALVFVGLNALVACFCYLVVVGEIRRVELKSA comes from the coding sequence ATGAGTGCCTCCACGAGTGGCACCACGAGCGCGACGCTCGTCGGTGCCGACGCGGCGCGCCGCACCCGCATCCGCCTTCTCATCGTGCTGATGCTGTTTGCCGCCACCACGATCAACTACGCCGACCGCGCCACCATCTCGATCGCCGGGCCGGACATGGCCAAGGAACTCGGCCTCACGCCGATCCAGATGGGCTACGTGTTCTCGGCCTTCGCGTGGTCCTACGTCCTCGCCCAGATCCCCGGCGGCTGGCTCCTCGACCGCTACGGCGTGAAATGGGTCTACGCGGCGGCCATCGGCCTCTGGTCGGCCTTCACGCTGATGCAGGGCGCCGTCGGCTTCTTCACCGGCCTCACCGCCGTGGTGCTGCTGTTCGCCCTGCGGCTCGCGGTCGGCCTCACGGAGGCGCCCGTCTTCCCGGCGAATGCCCGCATCGTCGCCGCGTGGTTCCCCACCCGCGAGCGCGGCATGGCCTCGGCCTTCTTCAACTCGGCGCAGTACTTCGCCACCGTGCTGTTCACGCCGCTGATGGCGTGGATCGTCCACAATTTCGGCTGGCACCACGTCTTCACCAGCATGGGCGTGCTCGGCATCGCCTTCGCGGTGCTCTGGCTTCAGGTGATCGACAGCCCGAAGAAGCACGCGCTGATGAACGAGGCCGAGCGCGACTACATCAAGGCCGGCGGCGCGCTGCTCGACATGGATGGGCAGGGCACGAAGAAGCAGGCCAATGCCGGCAAGACCCTGCGCGAGCTGCTCGCCAACCGGATGCTGCTCGGCATCTATGTCGGCCAGTACTGCATCACGGTGCTGACGTACTTCTTCCTGACCTGGTTCCCGGTCTACCTCGTCAAGGAGCGCGGGCTGTCGATCCTGCAGGCCGGCTTCGCCGCGGTGGTGCCGGCGCTCTGCGGGTTCATCGGCGGCATCCTCGGCGGCGTGATCTCCGACATGCTCCTGCGCCGCGGTTACTCGTTGACCGCCGCCCGCAAGATCCCGATCGTCGGCGGCATGCTGCTCTCCATGAGCATCATCGGCTGCAACTACGTCCAGGCGGATGCCCTGGTGGTGGGCCTGATGGCGCTCGCCTTCTTCGGCAAGGGCATCGGGGCGCTCGGCTGGGCCGTCGTCGCCGACACCTCGCCGCGGGAGAGCGGCGGCCTGTCCGGCGGATTGTTCAACACCTTCGGCAACACCGCCGGCATCACCACGCCGATCGCCATCGGCTACATCGTGCAGACGACCGGCTCGTTCAACGGCGCCCTCGTCTTCGTGGGCCTGAACGCCCTGGTGGCCTGCTTCTGCTACCTCGTGGTGGTCGGTGAGATCCGCCGCGTCGAGCTGAAGAGCGCCTGA